Proteins encoded in a region of the Pieris napi chromosome 5, ilPieNapi1.2, whole genome shotgun sequence genome:
- the LOC125049544 gene encoding potassium/sodium hyperpolarization-activated cyclic nucleotide-gated channel 3-like isoform X4: MHWSSCFLYTPVVFTYYWTGSIPKGYNTFLKSTEADADGDITKFSICQKYLQAFFVCLSTFFGTGFSTYKVNNADEFVIHSCIILYASLFMVYTVVFLLKIYMTQYNSTMRYNGLINQVEAYMQQKQFPKPLKERVFTFYTYKYENKYYKEDAVLDCLSEQLGHEIVMHTCNRFIQKVKLLRGLAAHLMGELMSYLKPEEYLASDLIARAGDIGDCVYFIAYGTVAVYSLKGAEITHLEDGDHFGTVAMLMKDSKRIATVVAVEITHLYRLDAIYFRQYLMSNKIIRERVETKASKRMHVTVLLDEEFRRKQEKKWEDNIVFSHDFT; the protein is encoded by the exons ATGCATTGGTCCAGCTGCTTCCTTTACACTCCTGTTGTATTCACATATTATT GGACTGGGAGTATTCCAAAAggttataatacatttttgaaatcgACCGAAGCAGATGCAGATGGCGACATAACTAAATTTTCTATCTGCCAGAAATACCTACAAGCATTTTTTGTttgtctatccaccttttttg GTACAGGGTTTTCTACGTACAAAGTTAACAATGCCGACGAATTTGTCATTCATTCTTGCATTATACTCTATGCCTCATTGTTTATGGTTTATACAGTAG TATTCCTGTTGAAGATTTACATGACCCAATATAATTCAACGATGCGTTACAACGGTCTGATTAACCAAGTAGAG GCATACATGCAGCAAAAACAATTCCCTAAGCCGTTGAAGGAACGAGTATTCACTTTTTACACTTACAAATAcgaaaacaaatattacaaagaaGATGCCGTATTAGATTGTCTCTCGG AGCAGCTCGGACACGAAATCGTAATGCACACCTGCAATAGATTTATCCAGAAGGTAAAGCTGCTGAGGGGTTTGGCCGCCCACCTGATGGGCGAGCTGATGAGCTACCTGAAACCCGAGGAGTACCTCGCCAGCGACCTTATTGCTCGGGCGGGCGACATTGGAGATTgcgtttattttattgcttacgGCACTGTTGCTGTTTACTCCTTGAAAGGAGCAGAG ATAACGCATTTAGAGGATGGCGATCACTTTGGCACGGTTGCAATGCTGATGAAGGACTCGAAGCGAATCGCAACAGTTGTCGCCGTTGAGATCACTCACTTATATCGATTGGACGCCATTTACTTCCG CCAGTACCTAATGTCCAATAAGATCATCCGGGAAAGAGTTGAGACTAAGGCTTCAAAGAGAATGCATGTGACAGTCTTGCTAGATGAAGAGTTCCGTAGAAAACAAGAGAAGAAATGGGAAGATAATATTGTGTTTAGTCATGATTTTACTTAG
- the LOC125049544 gene encoding potassium/sodium hyperpolarization-activated cyclic nucleotide-gated channel 4-like isoform X1, whose protein sequence is MTVLNVLHMCCSTFRLCFVIDYPHPPQLHKTDIFMLFLNLLALLDTIIKFNTGFFQESIRNVVMLRKQIACRYLRYKFWIDFLSCVPLQFILLITGNRMRRFHLLAHLLPLLRIVKLRSTITNLHTVVKIFTLSFVWHRSIHHLILFAVSMHWSSCFLYTPVVFTYYWTGSIPKGYNTFLKSTEADADGDITKFSICQKYLQAFFVCLSTFFGTGFSTYKVNNADEFVIHSCIILYASLFMVYTVVFLLKIYMTQYNSTMRYNGLINQVEAYMQQKQFPKPLKERVFTFYTYKYENKYYKEDAVLDCLSEQLGHEIVMHTCNRFIQKVKLLRGLAAHLMGELMSYLKPEEYLASDLIARAGDIGDCVYFIAYGTVAVYSLKGAEITHLEDGDHFGTVAMLMKDSKRIATVVAVEITHLYRLDAIYFRQYLMSNKIIRERVETKASKRMHVTVLLDEEFRRKQEKKWEDNIVFSHDFT, encoded by the exons ATGACTGTTTTGAACGTACTACACATGTGCTGCTCCACCTTCCGCCTGTGCTTCGTCATCGACTACCCGCACCCCCCACAACTCCACAAAACTGATATATTTATGCTATTCCTAAACCTGTTAGCTTTATTGGATACGATTATCAAATTCAATACTGGTTTCTTCCAAGAGTCCATTCGTAATGTAGTTATGCTTAGAAAACAAATTGCTTG CCGATACCTCCGTTACAAATTTTGGATAGACTTTTTATCGTGTGTGCCATTACAATTCATATTATTGATTACCGGAAACAGAATGAGGCGCTTCCATTTATTAGCACACCTTCTTCCTCTCCTGAGAATAGTAAAACTTAGATCAACTATAACAAATTTACACACTGTCGTAAAG ATTTTCACGTTGTCATTTGTCTGGCATCGATCAATTCaccatttaatattgtttgcGGTGTCGATGCATTGGTCCAGCTGCTTCCTTTACACTCCTGTTGTATTCACATATTATT GGACTGGGAGTATTCCAAAAggttataatacatttttgaaatcgACCGAAGCAGATGCAGATGGCGACATAACTAAATTTTCTATCTGCCAGAAATACCTACAAGCATTTTTTGTttgtctatccaccttttttg GTACAGGGTTTTCTACGTACAAAGTTAACAATGCCGACGAATTTGTCATTCATTCTTGCATTATACTCTATGCCTCATTGTTTATGGTTTATACAGTAG TATTCCTGTTGAAGATTTACATGACCCAATATAATTCAACGATGCGTTACAACGGTCTGATTAACCAAGTAGAG GCATACATGCAGCAAAAACAATTCCCTAAGCCGTTGAAGGAACGAGTATTCACTTTTTACACTTACAAATAcgaaaacaaatattacaaagaaGATGCCGTATTAGATTGTCTCTCGG AGCAGCTCGGACACGAAATCGTAATGCACACCTGCAATAGATTTATCCAGAAGGTAAAGCTGCTGAGGGGTTTGGCCGCCCACCTGATGGGCGAGCTGATGAGCTACCTGAAACCCGAGGAGTACCTCGCCAGCGACCTTATTGCTCGGGCGGGCGACATTGGAGATTgcgtttattttattgcttacgGCACTGTTGCTGTTTACTCCTTGAAAGGAGCAGAG ATAACGCATTTAGAGGATGGCGATCACTTTGGCACGGTTGCAATGCTGATGAAGGACTCGAAGCGAATCGCAACAGTTGTCGCCGTTGAGATCACTCACTTATATCGATTGGACGCCATTTACTTCCG CCAGTACCTAATGTCCAATAAGATCATCCGGGAAAGAGTTGAGACTAAGGCTTCAAAGAGAATGCATGTGACAGTCTTGCTAGATGAAGAGTTCCGTAGAAAACAAGAGAAGAAATGGGAAGATAATATTGTGTTTAGTCATGATTTTACTTAG
- the LOC125049544 gene encoding potassium/sodium hyperpolarization-activated cyclic nucleotide-gated channel 3-like isoform X2 yields MRRFHLLAHLLPLLRIVKLRSTITNLHTVVKIFTLSFVWHRSIHHLILFAVSMHWSSCFLYTPVVFTYYWTGSIPKGYNTFLKSTEADADGDITKFSICQKYLQAFFVCLSTFFGTGFSTYKVNNADEFVIHSCIILYASLFMVYTVVFLLKIYMTQYNSTMRYNGLINQVEAYMQQKQFPKPLKERVFTFYTYKYENKYYKEDAVLDCLSEQLGHEIVMHTCNRFIQKVKLLRGLAAHLMGELMSYLKPEEYLASDLIARAGDIGDCVYFIAYGTVAVYSLKGAEITHLEDGDHFGTVAMLMKDSKRIATVVAVEITHLYRLDAIYFRQYLMSNKIIRERVETKASKRMHVTVLLDEEFRRKQEKKWEDNIVFSHDFT; encoded by the exons ATGAGGCGCTTCCATTTATTAGCACACCTTCTTCCTCTCCTGAGAATAGTAAAACTTAGATCAACTATAACAAATTTACACACTGTCGTAAAG ATTTTCACGTTGTCATTTGTCTGGCATCGATCAATTCaccatttaatattgtttgcGGTGTCGATGCATTGGTCCAGCTGCTTCCTTTACACTCCTGTTGTATTCACATATTATT GGACTGGGAGTATTCCAAAAggttataatacatttttgaaatcgACCGAAGCAGATGCAGATGGCGACATAACTAAATTTTCTATCTGCCAGAAATACCTACAAGCATTTTTTGTttgtctatccaccttttttg GTACAGGGTTTTCTACGTACAAAGTTAACAATGCCGACGAATTTGTCATTCATTCTTGCATTATACTCTATGCCTCATTGTTTATGGTTTATACAGTAG TATTCCTGTTGAAGATTTACATGACCCAATATAATTCAACGATGCGTTACAACGGTCTGATTAACCAAGTAGAG GCATACATGCAGCAAAAACAATTCCCTAAGCCGTTGAAGGAACGAGTATTCACTTTTTACACTTACAAATAcgaaaacaaatattacaaagaaGATGCCGTATTAGATTGTCTCTCGG AGCAGCTCGGACACGAAATCGTAATGCACACCTGCAATAGATTTATCCAGAAGGTAAAGCTGCTGAGGGGTTTGGCCGCCCACCTGATGGGCGAGCTGATGAGCTACCTGAAACCCGAGGAGTACCTCGCCAGCGACCTTATTGCTCGGGCGGGCGACATTGGAGATTgcgtttattttattgcttacgGCACTGTTGCTGTTTACTCCTTGAAAGGAGCAGAG ATAACGCATTTAGAGGATGGCGATCACTTTGGCACGGTTGCAATGCTGATGAAGGACTCGAAGCGAATCGCAACAGTTGTCGCCGTTGAGATCACTCACTTATATCGATTGGACGCCATTTACTTCCG CCAGTACCTAATGTCCAATAAGATCATCCGGGAAAGAGTTGAGACTAAGGCTTCAAAGAGAATGCATGTGACAGTCTTGCTAGATGAAGAGTTCCGTAGAAAACAAGAGAAGAAATGGGAAGATAATATTGTGTTTAGTCATGATTTTACTTAG
- the LOC125049544 gene encoding potassium/sodium hyperpolarization-activated cyclic nucleotide-gated channel 3-like isoform X6: MVYTVVFLLKIYMTQYNSTMRYNGLINQVEAYMQQKQFPKPLKERVFTFYTYKYENKYYKEDAVLDCLSEQLGHEIVMHTCNRFIQKVKLLRGLAAHLMGELMSYLKPEEYLASDLIARAGDIGDCVYFIAYGTVAVYSLKGAEITHLEDGDHFGTVAMLMKDSKRIATVVAVEITHLYRLDAIYFRQYLMSNKIIRERVETKASKRMHVTVLLDEEFRRKQEKKWEDNIVFSHDFT; this comes from the exons ATGGTTTATACAGTAG TATTCCTGTTGAAGATTTACATGACCCAATATAATTCAACGATGCGTTACAACGGTCTGATTAACCAAGTAGAG GCATACATGCAGCAAAAACAATTCCCTAAGCCGTTGAAGGAACGAGTATTCACTTTTTACACTTACAAATAcgaaaacaaatattacaaagaaGATGCCGTATTAGATTGTCTCTCGG AGCAGCTCGGACACGAAATCGTAATGCACACCTGCAATAGATTTATCCAGAAGGTAAAGCTGCTGAGGGGTTTGGCCGCCCACCTGATGGGCGAGCTGATGAGCTACCTGAAACCCGAGGAGTACCTCGCCAGCGACCTTATTGCTCGGGCGGGCGACATTGGAGATTgcgtttattttattgcttacgGCACTGTTGCTGTTTACTCCTTGAAAGGAGCAGAG ATAACGCATTTAGAGGATGGCGATCACTTTGGCACGGTTGCAATGCTGATGAAGGACTCGAAGCGAATCGCAACAGTTGTCGCCGTTGAGATCACTCACTTATATCGATTGGACGCCATTTACTTCCG CCAGTACCTAATGTCCAATAAGATCATCCGGGAAAGAGTTGAGACTAAGGCTTCAAAGAGAATGCATGTGACAGTCTTGCTAGATGAAGAGTTCCGTAGAAAACAAGAGAAGAAATGGGAAGATAATATTGTGTTTAGTCATGATTTTACTTAG
- the LOC125049544 gene encoding potassium/sodium hyperpolarization-activated cyclic nucleotide-gated channel 1-like isoform X3: MTVLNVLHMCCSTFRLCFVIDYPHPPQLHKTDIFMLFLNLLALLDTIIKFNTGFFQESIRNVVMLRKQIACRYLRYKFWIDFLSCVPLQFILLITGNRMRRFHLLAHLLPLLRIVKLRSTITNLHTVVKIFTLSFVWHRSIHHLILFAVSMHWSSCFLYTPVVFTYYWTGSIPKGYNTFLKSTEADADGDITKFSICQKYLQAFFVCLSTFFGTGFSTYKVNNADEFVIHSCIILYASLFMVYTVVFLLKIYMTQYNSTMRYNGLINQVEAYMQQKQFPKPLKERVFTFYTYKYENKYYKEDAVLDCLSDNAFRGWRSLWHGCNADEGLEANRNSCRR; encoded by the exons ATGACTGTTTTGAACGTACTACACATGTGCTGCTCCACCTTCCGCCTGTGCTTCGTCATCGACTACCCGCACCCCCCACAACTCCACAAAACTGATATATTTATGCTATTCCTAAACCTGTTAGCTTTATTGGATACGATTATCAAATTCAATACTGGTTTCTTCCAAGAGTCCATTCGTAATGTAGTTATGCTTAGAAAACAAATTGCTTG CCGATACCTCCGTTACAAATTTTGGATAGACTTTTTATCGTGTGTGCCATTACAATTCATATTATTGATTACCGGAAACAGAATGAGGCGCTTCCATTTATTAGCACACCTTCTTCCTCTCCTGAGAATAGTAAAACTTAGATCAACTATAACAAATTTACACACTGTCGTAAAG ATTTTCACGTTGTCATTTGTCTGGCATCGATCAATTCaccatttaatattgtttgcGGTGTCGATGCATTGGTCCAGCTGCTTCCTTTACACTCCTGTTGTATTCACATATTATT GGACTGGGAGTATTCCAAAAggttataatacatttttgaaatcgACCGAAGCAGATGCAGATGGCGACATAACTAAATTTTCTATCTGCCAGAAATACCTACAAGCATTTTTTGTttgtctatccaccttttttg GTACAGGGTTTTCTACGTACAAAGTTAACAATGCCGACGAATTTGTCATTCATTCTTGCATTATACTCTATGCCTCATTGTTTATGGTTTATACAGTAG TATTCCTGTTGAAGATTTACATGACCCAATATAATTCAACGATGCGTTACAACGGTCTGATTAACCAAGTAGAG GCATACATGCAGCAAAAACAATTCCCTAAGCCGTTGAAGGAACGAGTATTCACTTTTTACACTTACAAATAcgaaaacaaatattacaaagaaGATGCCGTATTAGATTGTCTCTCGG ATAACGCATTTAGAGGATGGCGATCACTTTGGCACGGTTGCAATGCTGATGAAGGACTCGAAGCGAATCGCAACAGTTGTCGCCGTTGA
- the LOC125049544 gene encoding potassium/sodium hyperpolarization-activated cyclic nucleotide-gated channel 1-like isoform X5, whose product MTVLNVLHMCCSTFRLCFVIDYPHPPQLHKTDIFMLFLNLLALLDTIIKFNTGFFQESIRNVVMLRKQIACRYLRYKFWIDFLSCVPLQFILLITGNRMRRFHLLAHLLPLLRIVKLRSTITNLHTVVKIFTLSFVWHRSIHHLILFAVSMHWSSCFLYTPVVFTYYWTGSIPKGYNTFLKSTEADADGDITKFSICQKYLQAFFVCLSTFFGTGFSTYKVNNADEFVIHSCIILYASLFMVYTVVFLLKIYMTQYNSTMRYNGLINQVEAYMQQKQFPKPLKERVFTFYTYKYENKYYKEDAVLDCLSARTRNRNAHLQ is encoded by the exons ATGACTGTTTTGAACGTACTACACATGTGCTGCTCCACCTTCCGCCTGTGCTTCGTCATCGACTACCCGCACCCCCCACAACTCCACAAAACTGATATATTTATGCTATTCCTAAACCTGTTAGCTTTATTGGATACGATTATCAAATTCAATACTGGTTTCTTCCAAGAGTCCATTCGTAATGTAGTTATGCTTAGAAAACAAATTGCTTG CCGATACCTCCGTTACAAATTTTGGATAGACTTTTTATCGTGTGTGCCATTACAATTCATATTATTGATTACCGGAAACAGAATGAGGCGCTTCCATTTATTAGCACACCTTCTTCCTCTCCTGAGAATAGTAAAACTTAGATCAACTATAACAAATTTACACACTGTCGTAAAG ATTTTCACGTTGTCATTTGTCTGGCATCGATCAATTCaccatttaatattgtttgcGGTGTCGATGCATTGGTCCAGCTGCTTCCTTTACACTCCTGTTGTATTCACATATTATT GGACTGGGAGTATTCCAAAAggttataatacatttttgaaatcgACCGAAGCAGATGCAGATGGCGACATAACTAAATTTTCTATCTGCCAGAAATACCTACAAGCATTTTTTGTttgtctatccaccttttttg GTACAGGGTTTTCTACGTACAAAGTTAACAATGCCGACGAATTTGTCATTCATTCTTGCATTATACTCTATGCCTCATTGTTTATGGTTTATACAGTAG TATTCCTGTTGAAGATTTACATGACCCAATATAATTCAACGATGCGTTACAACGGTCTGATTAACCAAGTAGAG GCATACATGCAGCAAAAACAATTCCCTAAGCCGTTGAAGGAACGAGTATTCACTTTTTACACTTACAAATAcgaaaacaaatattacaaagaaGATGCCGTATTAGATTGTCTCTCGG CTCGGACACGAAATCGTAATGCACACCTGCAATAG